Proteins encoded by one window of Nitrospiraceae bacterium:
- a CDS encoding PAS domain-containing protein — translation MKNVRYGITIIGIFILIIAATAIELHYMRLQTVSIMTRILLVILFNLNIIALLTLMFYVGKSLLRIYIERKQKILGYKFKTKIVVVFVILTSIPSALLFFVASGLVTNYIDKLLTPQFRQPFVSTIEVAKTLYDMEKQRTLDFAKTAVEGSRISPQYKVTHLNKLPDNPSETVKFAFNGKEGTEVISSENGDIIRAVVPDKSSVKTPGVIVVETHLPKSISANVEKIKEAYEDYLKLESWKVPLKMNYMMILTFFTLIIVFMSLWVALRISRGITDPIQKLAQATEEVASGNLNFALKMQREDEIGLLINSFNHMVTELKSGKEVLQKAHMESDRRRLWMENILANINSGVLFLDISGKILTINSAAYSILNLNREDVIGKTYKELMQKIKSDELHALIRGIIIKDLSGVEKNVKVTTSEKNLTLRVFVTTLRDITHTPIGLLAVFDDITDIIRAQQNLIWEEAARRIAHEIKNPLTPIKLSAERMQKKWEQKDKNFGQIFEHATKAIVKEVDSLKKLVDDFSTLGKMPEIKKTPINIVSIIDEIIELYKGYKEFSIKTTIPDKMILVELDGEQFKRVLINIVDNAFQAMGYSGNIEIKVYKDDSANKLLIDIADDGPGITEEDKEKIFKPYFSTKKGGTGLGLAIANKIIAEHKGYIRVKDNNPNGAVFTISIPIKSYDL, via the coding sequence ATGAAGAACGTTAGATATGGAATAACAATCATAGGTATTTTCATTCTAATAATAGCAGCAACTGCGATTGAACTGCACTATATGCGGCTTCAGACCGTCTCCATTATGACCAGGATTCTCCTTGTCATATTATTCAACTTGAATATAATTGCACTGTTAACTTTAATGTTCTACGTAGGCAAAAGCCTTTTAAGGATATACATTGAGCGAAAACAAAAAATTCTCGGCTATAAATTCAAAACAAAAATAGTTGTTGTATTTGTTATTCTCACGTCAATCCCTTCTGCACTTCTCTTTTTTGTTGCAAGCGGTCTTGTTACTAATTACATAGACAAATTGCTCACCCCGCAGTTCAGACAGCCTTTTGTAAGCACAATTGAAGTGGCAAAAACATTATACGACATGGAAAAGCAGAGAACTCTGGATTTTGCAAAAACAGCAGTTGAAGGCAGCAGAATATCTCCTCAGTACAAGGTTACACACCTGAATAAACTGCCTGATAACCCTTCAGAGACTGTCAAATTCGCATTTAATGGGAAGGAGGGAACTGAGGTCATTTCAAGTGAAAACGGGGATATAATAAGAGCAGTTGTTCCTGACAAATCATCTGTAAAAACACCCGGGGTCATTGTAGTAGAGACTCATCTGCCCAAGAGCATTTCTGCAAATGTAGAAAAGATAAAAGAAGCCTATGAAGATTATCTGAAGCTTGAATCATGGAAAGTGCCGCTGAAGATGAACTACATGATGATATTAACTTTTTTCACTCTGATCATTGTGTTCATGTCCCTATGGGTTGCACTGAGGATATCAAGAGGAATAACAGACCCCATACAAAAACTTGCACAGGCAACAGAGGAAGTTGCATCAGGCAATCTGAATTTTGCTTTAAAAATGCAACGGGAAGATGAGATAGGCCTGCTGATTAATTCATTCAACCACATGGTGACTGAATTAAAAAGCGGCAAAGAAGTTCTTCAAAAAGCACATATGGAATCTGACAGGCGCAGACTCTGGATGGAAAATATTCTTGCTAATATCAATTCTGGCGTTCTGTTTCTGGATATATCCGGGAAAATTCTCACAATCAACAGCGCTGCCTACTCAATCCTTAATCTTAATCGGGAAGACGTCATAGGCAAAACCTACAAAGAATTAATGCAGAAGATTAAATCAGATGAACTCCATGCACTAATAAGGGGAATTATTATAAAAGACCTCAGCGGTGTTGAAAAAAACGTAAAGGTAACAACATCAGAAAAAAATCTTACCTTGAGGGTTTTTGTCACCACATTAAGGGATATAACTCATACGCCCATAGGACTCCTCGCTGTTTTTGATGATATTACAGACATTATAAGGGCTCAACAGAACCTTATATGGGAAGAGGCTGCAAGAAGAATAGCGCACGAGATAAAAAATCCCTTAACGCCCATAAAACTATCAGCAGAGAGAATGCAAAAAAAATGGGAACAGAAAGATAAAAACTTTGGCCAGATATTCGAGCATGCTACAAAGGCGATAGTTAAAGAAGTAGACAGCCTTAAAAAACTTGTTGATGATTTCTCAACTTTAGGCAAAATGCCTGAGATTAAAAAAACACCAATAAATATTGTCAGCATTATAGATGAAATTATTGAATTATATAAAGGTTATAAAGAATTTAGCATAAAGACAACAATACCTGATAAAATGATACTGGTAGAGCTTGATGGAGAACAGTTTAAAAGAGTTTTGATCAATATTGTTGATAATGCATTTCAGGCAATGGGGTACAGCGGCAATATAGAAATTAAAGTGTATAAAGATGATTCTGCTAACAAATTGTTGATTGATATTGCTGATGACGGTCCTGGAATAACAGAAGAAGATAAGGAAAAAATATTCAAACCTTACTTCTCTACAAAAAAAGGCGGAACAGGGCTTGGTCTTGCTATTGCAAATAAAATAATAGCAGAGCACAAGGGGTATATAAGAGTGAAAGATAATAATCCTAATGGAGCTGTGTTTACTATATCAATACCAATAAAGTCGTATGACTTATAA
- a CDS encoding DUF4390 domain-containing protein, with protein MTTRKSNHVFVLLFLFASIMLTPLFSESAEIIGPETTVINNEIFVTTGVILDEIHVEDLKNGISKEITFYIDLFRVWSIWPNEFILGKVIVKTLKSDPIKKEYVASSFDGMVITERRFNNFNSMLKWALSVNKIKLTNIKELDQDEYFIKITVESKLRRLPLVLSYLFFFVPEKEFKVTKDSQKIQLRITK; from the coding sequence TTGACTACAAGAAAAAGCAATCATGTTTTTGTTCTGTTATTTCTTTTTGCCTCTATTATGCTCACACCGCTGTTTTCTGAATCTGCAGAGATAATTGGACCAGAGACAACTGTCATAAACAATGAAATATTTGTTACAACAGGCGTCATATTGGATGAGATACATGTTGAAGATTTAAAAAACGGAATTTCAAAAGAAATAACCTTTTATATTGATTTATTCAGGGTTTGGAGCATATGGCCCAATGAATTTATTCTAGGGAAAGTCATTGTAAAAACATTAAAATCAGATCCAATAAAAAAAGAATATGTTGCGTCATCCTTTGACGGGATGGTTATAACCGAAAGACGATTTAATAATTTTAATTCAATGCTTAAATGGGCTCTTTCAGTGAATAAGATTAAGCTTACAAACATAAAAGAATTAGATCAAGACGAATATTTCATAAAAATAACTGTTGAATCAAAACTAAGAAGACTGCCTCTGGTTCTGAGTTATCTCTTCTTTTTTGTGCCTGAAAAAGAATTCAAGGTCACAAAAGACTCTCAGAAAATCCAGCTCAGGATTACAAAATGA
- a CDS encoding adenosine-specific kinase: MEIRSIKLNIPEGCNLILGQTHFIKTAEDLYEILVTTVPKAKFGIAFSEASGPCLIRTEGNDNHLIDVCVANIQALGSGHVFCILLKDAYPINVLNQIKNCPEICRIFCATSNPVEVVIANMLQGNGILGVVDGFAPKGTETQEDKTERKEFLRKIGYKL, from the coding sequence ATGGAAATAAGAAGCATTAAACTCAATATTCCAGAGGGATGCAATCTCATACTGGGACAGACTCATTTTATCAAGACAGCAGAGGACCTTTACGAAATATTAGTTACAACAGTCCCAAAGGCAAAATTCGGGATTGCATTTAGCGAAGCATCAGGTCCATGCCTTATAAGAACAGAAGGGAATGACAATCATTTGATTGATGTTTGTGTTGCAAATATTCAGGCTCTTGGATCAGGTCATGTTTTTTGTATTCTCCTGAAAGATGCCTATCCTATAAATGTTCTTAACCAGATAAAAAACTGTCCTGAAATATGCAGAATTTTCTGCGCAACATCAAATCCCGTAGAGGTTGTGATAGCGAATATGCTGCAAGGAAACGGAATACTCGGTGTTGTGGATGGCTTTGCACCCAAAGGGACAGAAACACAAGAAGACAAGACAGAAAGAAAGGAATTCCTGCGGAAAATAGGGTATAAATTATAG
- a CDS encoding TusE/DsrC/DsvC family sulfur relay protein, protein MPMLEFKGKQFEIDDDGYIVNLEEWNKELAEHLAVLDGVKLTPAHWEVIDFLRNYYKQYQIAPMIKILAREVGKVLGPEKGNTKYLYELFPGGPARQACKYAGLPKPTGCV, encoded by the coding sequence ATGCCGATGCTTGAGTTTAAGGGAAAGCAATTTGAGATTGACGATGATGGCTATATTGTAAATCTCGAAGAATGGAATAAAGAACTTGCTGAACATCTGGCAGTGCTCGATGGCGTCAAGCTTACACCAGCGCACTGGGAGGTAATAGATTTTCTCAGAAACTATTACAAACAATACCAGATTGCTCCTATGATAAAGATTCTTGCAAGGGAAGTCGGCAAGGTTCTTGGCCCTGAAAAAGGGAATACAAAATATCTGTATGAATTATTCCCTGGCGGTCCTGCAAGACAGGCATGTAAATATGCAGGCCTTCCAAAACCCACAGGCTGTGTATAA
- a CDS encoding respiratory nitrate reductase subunit gamma, with product MPTFLFILPAIIYAAVLIFAVGIVWHFIYWLRSPNPLKIPSGAAPTNAVGTFIRASSEIIFFTSLGKGEKGLWLGSYLFHLLLLMTVLGHLRYFFYPVPAWVLFFSSLRIYTVFIFMLSILYLIIRKIAIDRMRYISKPIDYFYLLVLFSIGLTGLIMKFVARPVLVDIKDFILHINALSPIRLPETVGWFFILHLCFVLLILIIFPFSKLMHAGGVFITPTRLMINNPRLKKHINPWADKEWTEKLKDSANEADSYKPWSVEQWSKRCQR from the coding sequence ATGCCGACGTTTTTATTTATACTACCAGCAATAATATATGCTGCAGTCTTAATTTTTGCAGTTGGTATTGTTTGGCATTTTATTTACTGGCTTAGAAGCCCGAATCCCTTAAAAATTCCATCGGGAGCAGCGCCTACAAATGCTGTCGGTACCTTTATCAGGGCAAGCAGTGAAATTATTTTTTTCACAAGCCTTGGCAAGGGTGAAAAAGGGCTGTGGCTGGGCAGTTATTTATTCCATCTCTTGCTTTTAATGACAGTCCTGGGTCATCTAAGATATTTTTTTTATCCTGTTCCTGCATGGGTTCTCTTCTTCTCCAGCCTTAGAATTTATACAGTATTCATTTTTATGTTGTCAATTCTCTATCTGATTATAAGAAAAATTGCGATTGACAGGATGCGTTATATATCAAAACCAATAGATTATTTTTATCTTTTGGTTTTGTTTTCAATAGGCTTGACCGGCTTGATAATGAAATTTGTTGCAAGACCTGTCTTGGTGGATATCAAAGATTTTATTCTGCATATAAATGCGCTGAGTCCTATCCGCTTGCCCGAGACAGTTGGATGGTTTTTTATCCTTCATTTATGTTTTGTGCTTCTTATCTTAATAATATTTCCTTTCAGCAAATTAATGCATGCAGGAGGTGTTTTTATCACGCCAACAAGACTGATGATTAACAATCCAAGATTAAAAAAACACATTAATCCATGGGCTGATAAAGAATGGACTGAGAAACTTAAAGATTCTGCAAATGAAGCGGATTCATATAAACCATGGTCAGTTGAACAATGGAGTAAAAGATGCCAGAGATAA